One Chitinophaga parva DNA segment encodes these proteins:
- a CDS encoding GNAT family N-acetyltransferase: MAISILSTDSQHADFQQLTASLDKELLRRYPAITGKYDAYNAVPAGTPVWIAYYDDMAVGCGTFANVGDGVAEIKRMYVMPGYRGLGIAAQLLDVIEMKLLDEGFHSAVLETGVKQTEGIKMLHERGYQTIENYGPYVGCESSVCLRKELHVEEMKAYK, from the coding sequence ATGGCTATTTCTATCCTTTCCACGGACAGCCAGCACGCTGACTTTCAGCAACTCACTGCTTCGCTGGACAAAGAACTGCTCAGGCGCTATCCCGCTATCACTGGTAAATACGATGCGTACAACGCTGTACCAGCCGGCACCCCGGTATGGATCGCTTATTATGATGACATGGCGGTAGGGTGCGGCACCTTTGCCAATGTAGGCGACGGGGTGGCCGAGATCAAACGCATGTATGTAATGCCCGGATACCGTGGCCTGGGCATAGCAGCGCAGCTGCTGGATGTGATAGAAATGAAACTGCTGGACGAAGGCTTTCACAGCGCCGTGCTGGAAACCGGCGTAAAGCAGACAGAGGGCATCAAAATGCTGCATGAGCGCGGCTACCAGACCATTGAGAATTATGGGCCTTACGTGGGGTGTGAGAGCAGTGTATGCTTACGGAAAGAGCTGCACGTGGAAGAGATGAAGGCGTATAAATAA
- a CDS encoding phosphoribosylaminoimidazolesuccinocarboxamide synthase, with the protein MQEPNFHFPKQTAFYKGKVRDVYTIEDKLMVMVVSDRISAFDVVLPRPIPYKGQVLNQVAAIMLDATKDIAPNWVKSVPLPNVTIGIKCETFPVEMVVRGNLTGHAWRTYKSGGRMLCGVALPEGMKENDFFPAPIITPTTKAHEGHDQDISREEIIQSGLVSEKDYTQLEKIALALFQRGKELAAKQGLILVDTKYEFGKAGDTIYVIDEIHTPDSSRYFYAEGYEENQAAGRQQRQLSKEFVREWLMANGFQGKEGQTVPEMTDEFVHSVTERYIELFEKITGKKFVKQQVSALDAEKQIIAQLQELM; encoded by the coding sequence ATGCAGGAGCCTAATTTCCATTTTCCAAAACAAACGGCTTTTTACAAAGGCAAGGTGCGTGACGTTTATACCATCGAGGACAAACTGATGGTAATGGTGGTAAGTGACCGTATTTCTGCATTTGACGTGGTGCTGCCCCGCCCCATCCCTTACAAAGGACAGGTGCTCAACCAGGTGGCGGCTATCATGCTGGATGCTACCAAAGACATTGCACCAAACTGGGTAAAAAGCGTTCCGCTGCCCAATGTAACCATTGGTATAAAATGTGAAACGTTCCCGGTGGAAATGGTAGTACGCGGCAACCTTACCGGCCATGCATGGCGCACCTACAAAAGCGGCGGGCGTATGCTCTGCGGCGTAGCGCTGCCCGAAGGCATGAAGGAAAATGATTTCTTCCCCGCTCCCATCATTACGCCCACTACCAAGGCGCATGAAGGGCACGACCAGGATATTTCCCGTGAAGAGATCATCCAATCCGGCCTGGTAAGCGAAAAGGACTATACACAACTGGAAAAAATAGCCCTGGCCCTGTTCCAGCGGGGTAAGGAACTGGCTGCCAAACAAGGCCTGATCCTGGTAGATACCAAATATGAATTCGGCAAAGCCGGCGATACCATCTACGTGATCGATGAGATCCATACCCCCGATTCTTCCCGCTATTTCTATGCAGAAGGTTACGAAGAAAACCAGGCTGCCGGCAGGCAACAGCGCCAGCTCTCCAAGGAGTTTGTGCGTGAATGGCTGATGGCAAATGGGTTCCAGGGTAAGGAAGGCCAGACCGTTCCCGAAATGACCGACGAATTTGTGCACAGTGTGACCGAACGTTACATAGAGCTGTTTGAAAAGATCACCGGTAAAAAATTCGTGAAACAACAGGTATCTGCACTGGACGCGGAAAAACAGATCATTGCACAGCTGCAGGAATTGATGTAG
- a CDS encoding exonuclease domain-containing protein, translated as MYAIVDIETTGGHASANGITEIAIFVHDGHQVLEQFETLVNPGRPIPYYIQSLTGITNEMVEEAPFFEDVAYRVHELLRNNIFIAHNVNFDYSFLHHHLQGCGYELQVKKLCTVRMARKIIPGLPSYSLGKLCRSLDIPLHDRHRAAGDAEATVRLFERLLASDSQQHIPAMLKRGSKEHFLPPNLAPEYVVQLPSRPGVYYFHNEKGKVVYVGKAKDLRKRVNSHFTGNNSGAKRQEFLRNIHSISHEVTGTELMACILESIEIKRLWPIYNQSQKRPEQRFGFYTFEDQHGYLRLAIDKKRKYTHPVYAFDILAAGQQQLRRLLRDFQLCPKLCFLQTDNDACVGMDEGHCLGACEKQEPAETYNQRVLAAIDSLKASQPSFVILGAGRNIAEQSAILMESGRFYGMGYLPKDTGITDPATLKDLLTPYPENEYIINLLKQHAEHSEILVLGHGVKS; from the coding sequence ATGTATGCGATCGTAGATATTGAAACCACCGGCGGCCACGCCAGTGCCAATGGCATCACGGAGATTGCCATTTTTGTGCACGACGGCCACCAGGTGCTGGAGCAGTTTGAGACGCTGGTAAATCCCGGCCGGCCCATACCCTATTACATCCAGTCCCTCACCGGCATCACCAATGAAATGGTGGAAGAAGCGCCCTTCTTCGAGGACGTGGCCTACCGCGTGCATGAGCTGCTGCGCAACAATATCTTCATTGCGCATAACGTAAATTTCGATTACTCTTTTTTACACCATCATCTCCAGGGTTGCGGGTACGAGCTCCAGGTAAAAAAACTGTGCACCGTGCGCATGGCCCGCAAGATCATTCCCGGCCTGCCTTCCTACAGCCTGGGTAAATTGTGCCGCAGCCTGGACATTCCCCTGCACGACCGCCACCGCGCCGCCGGCGATGCCGAAGCCACCGTACGCCTCTTTGAACGCCTCCTGGCCAGCGACAGCCAGCAGCACATCCCTGCCATGCTGAAACGGGGCAGCAAAGAGCATTTCCTGCCGCCTAACCTGGCGCCTGAATACGTGGTGCAGTTGCCCAGCCGCCCCGGCGTGTACTACTTCCACAATGAAAAAGGAAAAGTAGTGTATGTGGGCAAGGCCAAGGATCTCAGGAAGCGCGTGAACAGCCATTTTACCGGCAATAACAGCGGGGCCAAACGGCAGGAGTTCCTGCGCAACATCCACTCCATCAGCCATGAAGTGACCGGCACAGAACTGATGGCCTGTATCCTGGAATCCATCGAGATCAAGCGCCTGTGGCCTATTTACAACCAGTCACAGAAAAGACCGGAGCAGCGCTTCGGCTTCTATACCTTTGAAGACCAGCACGGCTACCTGCGCCTGGCCATTGATAAAAAACGCAAGTACACCCACCCGGTCTACGCCTTTGATATCCTGGCAGCCGGCCAGCAACAACTCCGCCGCCTCCTGCGCGATTTCCAGCTATGCCCTAAACTCTGCTTCCTGCAAACGGATAATGATGCCTGCGTGGGTATGGATGAAGGCCACTGCCTGGGCGCCTGTGAAAAACAGGAACCCGCGGAAACCTACAACCAGCGCGTGCTGGCGGCGATAGACAGCCTGAAGGCCAGCCAGCCTAGTTTCGTTATCCTGGGCGCGGGCCGCAACATCGCAGAGCAAAGCGCCATCCTCATGGAAAGCGGCCGCTTTTACGGCATGGGTTACCTTCCCAAAGATACCGGCATCACCGATCCCGCCACCCTCAAAGACCTGCTCACCCCCTACCCGGAAAACGAGTATATCATTAACCTGCTGAAGCAACATGCTGAGCACAGCGAAATTTTGGTCTTAGGGCATGGTGTTAAGTCTTAG
- a CDS encoding YceI family protein, producing MAKYKWALDPMHSELQFKVKHLAITNITGSFNHYTVDVETEEEDFKTATVNFAAKVDSVSTNNAQRDEHLRSPDFFDVNKFPEIKFKATKIESVDNDGSYEVYGDLTIRDVTKPVKLDVEFGGVIKDPYGQTKAGFTIHGKINRKDYGLTYNALTEAGGLVISDEVKLAAEVQLIKQPA from the coding sequence ATGGCTAAGTACAAATGGGCACTGGACCCCATGCACAGCGAACTGCAATTTAAAGTGAAGCACCTGGCTATCACTAACATCACCGGCAGCTTTAACCATTACACCGTGGATGTAGAAACGGAAGAAGAAGATTTTAAAACTGCTACCGTAAACTTTGCTGCCAAGGTGGATTCCGTAAGCACTAACAACGCACAGCGCGATGAGCACCTGCGTTCCCCGGACTTCTTTGACGTGAACAAATTCCCCGAGATCAAATTCAAGGCTACTAAAATTGAATCGGTAGACAACGATGGTTCTTACGAAGTGTATGGAGACCTCACGATCCGTGATGTGACCAAGCCTGTGAAACTGGATGTGGAATTTGGCGGCGTGATCAAGGATCCCTATGGGCAGACCAAAGCGGGTTTTACCATCCATGGTAAGATCAACCGTAAGGATTATGGCCTCACTTACAACGCCCTCACGGAAGCCGGTGGCCTGGTGATCAGCGATGAAGTGAAACTGGCTGCGGAGGTTCAGCTGATCAAACAACCTGCATAA
- a CDS encoding OsmC family protein, protein MQDVIVKSAGEPYRTEIIMDEHQWFADEPKMAGGADTAPPPTALLLSSLGACTAITVRMYARRKGIALDGVTVTLRHSTEHDASITATHIVCELALEGNLSHEEKLRLMEIAEACPVHKLLTGPIEIKNIMIGK, encoded by the coding sequence ATGCAGGATGTTATCGTGAAAAGCGCGGGTGAGCCTTACCGCACAGAAATAATAATGGACGAGCACCAGTGGTTTGCAGATGAACCGAAAATGGCTGGTGGAGCGGATACCGCGCCGCCACCCACTGCGTTGCTGCTCTCCAGCCTGGGAGCCTGTACGGCGATCACGGTGCGGATGTACGCCAGGCGGAAGGGAATAGCACTGGATGGTGTCACCGTTACGCTGCGCCACAGCACTGAGCATGATGCCTCTATCACGGCAACACATATTGTTTGTGAGCTGGCACTGGAAGGCAATTTGAGCCACGAAGAGAAGCTGCGGCTAATGGAGATCGCGGAGGCATGCCCGGTGCATAAGCTGCTCACAGGGCCTATTGAGATCAAAAATATAATGATAGGGAAGTAA
- a CDS encoding DUF4142 domain-containing protein, translating into MKRVSLFALLLSGAWALSSCGDGHSTTTKDSTGTEVTDAKAVADSSNRVNKPVDKESADFAVKVADVGLTEVAMGKLAQEKATDQRVKDFGGMMISDHTKAGDELKAIADRKGITIPTTPSPEHQSAMEKLNDKKGLDWDKAYIDHMIDGHKATVDDLDKASKNLEDPDLKAFATNTLPVIKMHLDSAQAIKEYLKNVKKHK; encoded by the coding sequence ATGAAAAGAGTTAGTTTATTTGCCCTCCTCCTCTCCGGTGCGTGGGCGCTGAGTTCCTGCGGTGATGGCCACAGTACGACCACCAAAGACAGCACCGGCACCGAAGTTACGGATGCCAAGGCCGTGGCGGATTCCAGCAACAGAGTGAACAAACCGGTGGACAAGGAAAGTGCTGACTTTGCCGTAAAGGTAGCAGACGTGGGCCTTACCGAAGTAGCCATGGGCAAGCTGGCCCAGGAAAAAGCAACGGACCAGCGGGTAAAAGACTTTGGCGGCATGATGATCTCTGATCACACCAAAGCGGGCGACGAACTGAAAGCCATTGCAGACCGCAAAGGTATCACCATCCCCACCACACCCAGCCCCGAGCACCAGAGCGCCATGGAAAAACTGAATGATAAGAAAGGACTGGACTGGGATAAAGCGTACATCGACCACATGATCGACGGTCATAAGGCCACGGTGGATGACCTGGACAAAGCATCAAAGAACCTGGAAGATCCGGACCTGAAAGCTTTTGCCACCAATACGCTGCCCGTGATAAAAATGCACCTGGACAGCGCGCAGGCGATCAAAGAATACCTGAAGAATGTAAAAAAGCATAAATAG
- a CDS encoding ATP-binding protein yields the protein MPLIDSILNIGLAGHQKDETTEQSRVVNAIASLTAVLVLVYGIVFYLVWPALGILLPAVGLCVAFCAVLYANHRHHYRAAKLGLQCTFAFVIMYYGAYLGRIANTQLLAVFMVSLSLLIFSWEERLLCIISILLPLTGLVLLEMNEYYGWIAPLQLGDTAQYIYRWLIMIVVIALNFLVIYFYQRRFHRLLASVKQQRETLAEMVKERTMELQNTVSQLNRSNASKTVFLQETSHEIRNALHAISGITQLLRHAQAQRQASADEQLLIENLYSTSNALSEIINNVLELSRIEAGKADELHETCFSLREWLQGIVNIYAYTTRLKKINLQLKTDPTVPPFVIIDRIRLRQVVNNLLTNAIKYTPAFRNITLRCFVKEGSLCIQVQDEGVGIAADKLGDIFKPFEQGALPTYGSSGLGLTIAHRMSEMLGGRIDIESVQGQGTTITVRLPLKEGTAALVEEFTPDLRMQPVLQDARILIMEDDPLNQVIMRRMLQQMGVRDIMIAGDGEEGLAQAQAMPPDLIIMDMQMPRMAGEKVVQRIRQDAYLRHIPILATSANAFAEQRQKALESGIDEYLTKPVEYATLYQLLKKHLLETAYS from the coding sequence ATGCCATTGATCGATTCTATTTTAAACATTGGTTTAGCCGGTCACCAGAAAGACGAGACAACGGAGCAATCGCGCGTGGTCAATGCCATTGCGTCGCTTACGGCGGTGCTGGTATTAGTCTATGGCATTGTGTTTTACCTGGTGTGGCCCGCCCTTGGCATCCTGCTGCCCGCAGTTGGTTTGTGCGTGGCTTTCTGCGCGGTGTTGTATGCCAATCACCGGCATCATTACAGGGCGGCCAAGCTAGGCCTGCAATGCACTTTTGCCTTCGTGATCATGTATTACGGTGCTTACCTGGGCCGCATTGCCAATACACAGCTGCTGGCCGTTTTCATGGTGAGCCTGTCGCTCCTTATTTTTTCCTGGGAAGAAAGATTGCTTTGCATTATCAGCATCCTGTTGCCGCTTACCGGGCTGGTACTGCTGGAAATGAATGAATATTATGGCTGGATCGCACCACTGCAGCTGGGCGATACCGCCCAGTATATTTACCGCTGGCTCATCATGATCGTGGTGATCGCGCTCAACTTCCTGGTGATCTATTTTTACCAGCGCCGTTTTCACCGCCTGCTGGCCAGTGTAAAGCAGCAGCGGGAAACACTGGCGGAGATGGTGAAAGAGCGCACCATGGAACTGCAGAACACCGTGAGCCAGCTCAATAGGTCCAATGCCTCCAAAACGGTGTTCCTGCAGGAAACCAGCCACGAGATCCGCAATGCGCTGCATGCTATTTCCGGTATTACACAGCTGTTGCGGCATGCGCAGGCACAACGCCAGGCCAGTGCGGATGAGCAATTACTGATAGAAAACCTGTACTCCACCAGCAATGCGCTGTCGGAGATCATCAACAATGTGCTGGAGCTGTCGCGCATAGAGGCCGGCAAAGCCGATGAGCTGCATGAGACCTGCTTCTCACTGCGTGAATGGCTGCAGGGCATTGTGAATATCTACGCTTACACCACGCGACTGAAGAAGATCAACCTGCAATTAAAAACAGATCCCACGGTGCCGCCCTTTGTGATCATAGACCGCATCCGCCTGCGCCAGGTGGTCAACAACCTGCTTACAAACGCCATTAAGTATACGCCCGCATTCCGCAACATTACCCTGCGTTGTTTTGTAAAAGAAGGAAGCCTTTGCATCCAGGTACAGGACGAAGGGGTAGGCATAGCAGCGGATAAGCTGGGTGATATTTTCAAACCTTTTGAACAGGGTGCACTGCCCACGTATGGCAGCTCCGGGCTGGGCCTCACCATTGCACACCGCATGAGTGAAATGCTGGGTGGGCGTATTGATATTGAAAGCGTGCAGGGGCAAGGCACTACTATCACGGTAAGGCTGCCGCTGAAAGAGGGTACCGCCGCCCTGGTAGAAGAATTTACACCAGACCTGCGCATGCAGCCAGTGTTGCAGGATGCCCGCATCCTCATCATGGAAGACGACCCGCTGAACCAGGTGATCATGCGCCGCATGCTGCAGCAGATGGGCGTACGCGATATAATGATAGCAGGCGATGGGGAAGAGGGCCTGGCCCAGGCGCAGGCAATGCCACCGGACCTCATTATCATGGATATGCAGATGCCCCGCATGGCAGGAGAGAAGGTGGTACAGCGCATCCGCCAGGATGCCTACCTGCGGCACATTCCCATACTGGCCACCTCGGCCAATGCATTTGCAGAGCAGCGGCAAAAGGCGCTGGAATCAGGCATTGATGAATATCTCACAAAACCCGTGGAATACGCCACCCTGTACCAGCTACTGAAAAAGCATTTGCTGGAAACGGCATATAGTTAA
- a CDS encoding terpene synthase family protein: MNVLNFPKITYPFPSQINVFVHEADAHTTAWVKQFDLLSTPKAAARFDRARFPWLAARAFPNASLFELCVIADFNTWLFMLDDQCDEASLGLKAEYLQTITSQLMAILYENKVATLEADGNLAASLSDIWQRMLRISRPEWRPRFIRSIEEYFDSCLWEANNRAAHCTPTVDKYVEMRPYTGALYADVEAIEIIEKVYLPDAVLEHPVVKRMVLACNNVVCWANDLFSCFKEFQAGDVHNLVLVLKHERQYGFMDAMQETARMHNEEVALFQRLKKSLPVYEPTLQQELNRYINVLQSWITANYDWSFHDTKRYTVDFSAAMLQEAEGATREG; the protein is encoded by the coding sequence ATGAATGTTTTAAATTTCCCTAAGATCACGTATCCTTTCCCCTCACAGATCAATGTGTTTGTACACGAAGCCGATGCGCACACCACCGCCTGGGTAAAACAATTTGATCTGCTGTCAACCCCCAAAGCTGCGGCCCGTTTTGACCGCGCCCGCTTTCCATGGCTGGCCGCCCGTGCATTCCCCAATGCCAGCCTGTTTGAGCTTTGCGTGATCGCAGATTTCAACACCTGGCTATTCATGCTGGACGACCAGTGCGATGAGGCCAGCCTGGGACTGAAAGCGGAGTACCTGCAAACCATTACTTCCCAGCTGATGGCCATCCTGTATGAGAACAAAGTGGCTACCCTGGAAGCAGATGGCAACCTGGCCGCATCCCTGAGCGACATCTGGCAGCGCATGCTCCGCATCAGCCGCCCGGAATGGAGGCCCCGCTTCATCCGCAGCATTGAAGAGTATTTCGATTCGTGCCTGTGGGAAGCCAACAACCGCGCGGCACACTGCACGCCCACGGTAGACAAGTACGTGGAAATGCGCCCTTACACCGGCGCCCTCTATGCCGATGTGGAAGCCATCGAGATCATTGAAAAAGTGTATCTCCCCGACGCCGTGCTGGAACACCCGGTGGTAAAACGCATGGTGCTGGCGTGCAACAACGTGGTTTGCTGGGCCAATGACCTGTTCTCCTGCTTCAAGGAATTCCAGGCCGGAGACGTCCACAACCTGGTGCTGGTGCTGAAGCATGAGCGCCAATACGGCTTTATGGACGCCATGCAGGAAACCGCCCGCATGCACAACGAAGAAGTAGCCCTGTTTCAACGCCTCAAAAAATCACTGCCCGTGTACGAGCCCACGCTGCAGCAGGAACTGAACCGCTACATCAACGTACTCCAATCCTGGATCACCGCCAATTACGACTGGAGCTTCCATGACACCAAACGTTACACGGTAGACTTCAGCGCTGCCATGCTGCAGGAAGCAGAAGGAGCCACAAGGGAGGGATGA